The proteins below come from a single Homalodisca vitripennis isolate AUS2020 unplaced genomic scaffold, UT_GWSS_2.1 ScUCBcl_8577;HRSCAF=16734, whole genome shotgun sequence genomic window:
- the LOC124374458 gene encoding latent-transforming growth factor beta-binding protein 3-like: protein MRKELCYLSFAEGQCSQPMTNEQTRMLCCCSMGQAWGHPCRPCPADKTEEYLLLCGNQPGQIMDPMTQCQCRDR from the exons ATGCGGAAGGAGCTGTGTTACCTGTCGTTCGCGGAGGGCCAGTGTTCACAGCCGATGACCAACGAACAGACAAGGATGCTGTGCTGTTGCAGTATGGGTCAAGCCTGGGGCCACCCCTGTCGTCCTTGTCCCGCTGACAAGACCG AGGAATACTTGCTGCTATGTGGGAACCAGCCAGGTCAGATCATGGACCCGATGACCCAATGCCAGTGTCGAGATAGATGA